From a single Calothrix sp. NIES-2098 genomic region:
- a CDS encoding precorrin-6x reductase, whose product MMRVLILGGTGDAAELAARVATIPGIEAIASLAGRTRQPSIPSGNIRIGGFGGAAGLANYLRQEKIHLLIDATHPFASQISFNAAAAATEVGIPRLMLNRPVWEKVSGDRWIEVDNIAAATAALSNQAQRVFLTVGRQELSSFAHLKKLWFLMRVIDPPSPDDLIPPGLVLCDRGPFALENEREILINYKIDTIVSKNSGGDATYAKIIAAREMGVTVVMVNRPAIPPGEQVSNVEDAVAWLVNQIK is encoded by the coding sequence ATGATGCGGGTTTTGATTTTGGGGGGAACGGGAGACGCAGCAGAACTAGCTGCTAGAGTTGCTACGATCCCAGGAATCGAGGCGATCGCATCTTTAGCTGGTCGTACCCGTCAACCCTCAATCCCATCTGGTAATATCCGCATTGGGGGTTTTGGTGGTGCGGCGGGGTTGGCCAACTATTTGCGTCAAGAGAAAATCCACCTTTTGATAGATGCAACTCATCCCTTCGCTAGTCAAATTTCTTTTAATGCAGCGGCGGCGGCGACGGAAGTTGGTATACCCCGTTTGATGTTAAACCGTCCTGTGTGGGAGAAAGTAAGTGGCGATCGCTGGATTGAAGTCGATAATATTGCAGCCGCAACCGCAGCGCTGTCAAATCAAGCACAGCGAGTATTTTTAACTGTTGGTAGACAAGAACTTAGTAGCTTTGCGCATTTAAAAAAACTGTGGTTCCTGATGCGGGTGATCGATCCACCTAGCCCTGATGACTTGATACCGCCGGGTTTGGTATTGTGCGATCGCGGCCCTTTTGCCTTAGAGAATGAGCGAGAAATTCTGATTAACTACAAAATTGATACGATTGTTAGTAAAAATAGTGGTGGGGATGCGACTTACGCCAAGATTATTGCGGCGCGAGAAATGGGTGTAACAGTCGTGATGGTGAATCGTCCAGCTATACCGCCAGGGGAACAAGTAAGTAACGTTGAAGATGCTGTGGCTTGGTTAGTTAACCAAATAAAATGA
- a CDS encoding RDD domain-containing protein: MYLNRVGSGVEIKSKVINTMATPIVRRSNNQSSQSNSPAKSNSVPLVTRRVGAWAAEIALVVTSGLIPFGLGVYANSRSDLNRVPVNPVLVVTERAIARPLALPVSYGIRNVAWPTNILWSLALLAPVTISGWQLYLLAKTGSTIPKRRFGIRVVNEQGKAPGFGAVIVREGVGRWTVPLSVAYLLWRYSLAFPNLGIFAVLALLAIAAEGIGLPSKQGRRALHDILAGTYTVDATRPLPASFTEDKSDAAEQSLTEDEEVAGAAENTQSHPLLDFIRRNPNLTLTGVALLSMVAVLTTLVGTQVYIQTQETQRKSQQINSQQFLELVKQLNPNSTATLEERRSAILAMGTLKDPQAIQFLADLLVKETNPTLVDSLQQALVNVGLTAIPELKNQNQFLAGEVNGNNNAPQDREIRQKRLQLNQQAINKILAVYSGQGNGIDLSRTQLGFTSAEANPLFNLVLDNIDLSGIKFKSANLNQASFRGSRFRSVGEDGRWDTYDDVIADLSQVQMKQANLTDANLSRVVINRSDLSRSTLNRANLSDARLIGANLSSTQLVGADLRGAALENASLTGADLGDAKLNEADLYAARLGRVTAIGTQLSYANLTQTDWQGADLSGADLERVNLSNANLSATRLTGAVLRSAQMQNVNLQNADLSLVDLRGANVAGADFKGTILAPTKQDPADQFVQTPSKGAVSAVVQGVDFSQAKNLDPKQLAYICTQGGIHPRCP; this comes from the coding sequence GTGTATTTAAACCGCGTCGGCAGCGGTGTAGAAATAAAGTCAAAGGTAATTAATACAATGGCGACCCCAATTGTCAGGAGAAGTAATAATCAATCTAGTCAGTCAAACAGCCCAGCAAAATCCAATTCAGTGCCATTAGTAACTAGACGTGTTGGTGCTTGGGCAGCGGAAATCGCGCTGGTGGTTACTAGTGGTTTGATTCCTTTCGGCTTAGGCGTATATGCCAATTCTAGAAGCGATTTGAACCGCGTACCCGTTAACCCAGTTTTGGTGGTGACAGAAAGAGCGATCGCTCGACCTTTAGCTTTACCTGTTAGCTATGGTATCCGTAATGTAGCTTGGCCTACTAATATCTTATGGAGCCTAGCATTATTAGCACCAGTGACAATATCGGGCTGGCAACTATATTTACTCGCAAAAACAGGTAGTACGATTCCCAAGCGGCGATTTGGGATTCGGGTTGTGAACGAGCAAGGAAAAGCACCAGGTTTTGGCGCAGTCATAGTGCGAGAAGGAGTTGGTCGTTGGACTGTACCTTTATCTGTAGCTTATTTGCTGTGGCGCTACAGTTTAGCCTTTCCCAACTTAGGCATTTTTGCAGTTTTGGCGTTATTAGCGATCGCTGCTGAAGGAATTGGCTTACCTTCAAAGCAGGGACGGCGGGCATTGCATGATATTTTGGCAGGTACATATACAGTAGATGCTACTCGTCCTTTGCCAGCCTCATTTACAGAGGACAAGTCTGATGCAGCAGAACAGTCACTCACGGAAGACGAAGAAGTAGCAGGTGCTGCTGAAAATACACAATCGCATCCCTTGCTAGACTTTATCCGGCGTAATCCTAATCTCACCCTCACCGGAGTAGCACTCCTGAGTATGGTAGCTGTATTGACAACTTTAGTAGGCACTCAAGTCTACATCCAAACTCAGGAAACTCAGCGTAAATCTCAGCAAATCAACAGCCAACAGTTTCTCGAACTCGTAAAACAGCTTAACCCAAATTCTACTGCTACCCTTGAAGAACGCCGCAGTGCAATTCTTGCTATGGGTACTCTCAAAGACCCGCAGGCGATTCAATTTCTTGCAGATCTACTGGTGAAGGAAACCAACCCTACCCTAGTAGATAGCCTTCAACAAGCTTTAGTCAATGTTGGTCTAACAGCTATCCCTGAGTTAAAAAATCAGAATCAGTTTCTTGCTGGCGAGGTGAATGGCAACAATAATGCACCCCAAGACCGAGAAATACGACAAAAACGCTTACAACTCAACCAACAAGCGATCAACAAAATTCTCGCTGTTTACAGCGGTCAAGGCAACGGTATTGATTTGAGTCGTACCCAATTAGGTTTTACTAGCGCTGAAGCTAATCCCCTGTTCAACTTGGTACTAGACAACATTGATTTATCGGGAATTAAATTTAAGTCCGCAAATCTGAATCAAGCTAGTTTTCGCGGTAGTCGCTTTCGCAGCGTTGGTGAAGATGGGCGTTGGGATACCTACGACGATGTCATCGCTGATTTGAGTCAAGTGCAGATGAAGCAAGCCAATCTCACCGATGCAAATCTCAGCCGCGTAGTAATAAACCGTAGTGATTTAAGTCGCTCTACTCTCAACAGAGCTAACTTATCCGATGCACGCTTAATTGGTGCTAACCTCAGCAGTACCCAGCTAGTAGGAGCAGATTTACGTGGTGCAGCTTTAGAAAATGCCAGCCTGACTGGAGCAGATTTAGGTGATGCCAAATTGAACGAAGCTGATTTATATGCAGCTCGTTTAGGCCGCGTAACAGCCATAGGTACTCAATTGTCTTATGCCAACTTAACCCAAACCGATTGGCAAGGGGCAGACTTATCTGGAGCCGATTTAGAACGTGTCAATCTCAGCAATGCTAATTTAAGTGCTACTCGTCTGACTGGTGCAGTTTTGCGTTCAGCCCAAATGCAAAATGTGAATTTACAAAATGCTGACCTCAGCCTTGTAGATTTACGGGGAGCCAATGTTGCAGGTGCAGATTTTAAGGGAACAATTCTCGCACCTACCAAACAAGATCCAGCAGATCAATTTGTCCAAACACCATCCAAAGGCGCAGTTTCTGCCGTAGTCCAAGGAGTGGATTTTTCTCAAGCCAAAAACTTAGACCCCAAACAACTGGCTTACATTTGTACTCAAGGCGGCATTCATCCCCGCTGTCCTTAG
- a CDS encoding BadM/Rrf2 family transcriptional regulator, with protein sequence MELSNKSEYALLALLELASRYSNGESLQIRQMAVLQDIPNRYLEQLLATLRRGGLIKSIRGAKGGYVLARDPRKITLLEAWSCIEGVESITPKLDHNSNTVDSQLIEEVWQEARQAANSVLEGYTLQDLCERRSRHREKELMYYI encoded by the coding sequence GTGGAACTCTCTAACAAATCTGAATACGCACTTCTAGCCCTGTTAGAGTTGGCGAGTCGATACTCTAATGGTGAGTCGCTACAAATCCGACAGATGGCAGTACTACAAGATATCCCAAACCGCTATCTAGAGCAATTGCTAGCAACTTTGAGGCGTGGAGGTCTAATTAAAAGTATACGTGGAGCCAAAGGTGGCTATGTTCTGGCGCGAGATCCTCGAAAAATTACTTTGCTGGAAGCTTGGAGCTGCATTGAAGGGGTAGAGTCCATTACACCTAAACTTGACCACAATTCCAACACAGTAGACTCTCAACTCATTGAAGAAGTTTGGCAGGAAGCACGTCAAGCGGCTAACTCTGTTTTAGAAGGATATACCCTTCAAGACCTTTGCGAACGCAGGAGCAGACACCGAGAGAAGGAACTTATGTACTACATTTAA